Sequence from the Ectothiorhodospira sp. BSL-9 genome:
TCGTCTGGTGGTGGTTGAAGACTTCAAGGTGGGCGAGCCCCGTACCAAGGCGCTGATTGCCAAGTTGTCCGAACTGGGCCTGGAGTCGGCGCTGATTGTGGCGGCTGAGGCTGACGGTAATCTGTACCTCTCGGCGCGAAATCTGCCGAAAGTGGATGTTCTGGACGTCGCGGAAGTGAATCCCGTGAGTCTGGTGGGTGCTGAGAAGGTGTTGATCACCGTGTCCGCGCTCAAGCATGTTGAAGGGTGGCTGTCATGAACGAAGAAAGAATGCTGAAGGTGATCGTCGGTCCGCATGTGTCCGAGAAAGGCACCATGCTCGCTGAAGCCGCGAACCAGCATGTGTTCAAGGTGGCTGTCGACGCAACCCGTGATGAAGTTCGCCAGGCCGTGGAGAAACTCTTCGAAGTGAAGGTTTCCTCGGTGCGTGTGCTGAACCAGCAGGGTAAGCGTAAGCGGTTGGGCAGATCCCAGGGTCGCCGCAATCATTGGAGAAAGGCCTACGTGACCCTCGAGCCGGGTTACGATATTGAACTGGCCGGCAACGAGTAATCGGAAAGGTAACGCGAAATGGCGATCGTCAAGTCGAAACCCACTTCCGCGGGCCGCCGTTTTGTGGTCCGGGGTGTGACCCCCGATCTTCACAAGGGCGAGCCGTACGGCCCGCTGTTGGAGAAGAAGAGCCGCACCGGTGGCCGCAACAACCAGGGGCGCATTACGACGCGTCACGTGGGTG
This genomic interval carries:
- the rplW gene encoding 50S ribosomal protein L23 — translated: MNEERMLKVIVGPHVSEKGTMLAEAANQHVFKVAVDATRDEVRQAVEKLFEVKVSSVRVLNQQGKRKRLGRSQGRRNHWRKAYVTLEPGYDIELAGNE